The proteins below are encoded in one region of Spirochaetota bacterium:
- a CDS encoding ATP-binding cassette domain-containing protein, whose amino-acid sequence MIRLNDVSLVTYEGRVILSDITWHIAPGEHWVIFGRNGSGKTKLIEMIAGYQWQTRGTIARFGEEHGDVREIRKRIGYISSMLKTRFHLADSVRDVVLTGIFASLSLYDEVTAEQIDEAERLLRLVGLDDRRGERFGILSDGEKQKVLIARALIAHPSLILFDEPAMGLDIGSREELLLSIETAARESNVSVVMVTHHTEEITPFFTNALVIENGRIAFSGAPKEMMDDDMLSCLFGRGVRVTPIDGRYYISMQGKG is encoded by the coding sequence ATGATCAGACTGAACGATGTTTCGCTCGTGACATATGAAGGAAGGGTGATACTGAGCGATATCACCTGGCATATCGCCCCGGGCGAGCATTGGGTCATTTTCGGACGCAATGGTTCCGGTAAAACGAAGCTCATAGAGATGATAGCCGGGTATCAGTGGCAGACACGCGGGACTATCGCACGATTCGGCGAGGAACACGGCGATGTACGTGAGATACGAAAGCGTATCGGCTATATATCGTCGATGTTAAAGACACGCTTCCACCTGGCTGACAGCGTGCGCGATGTCGTGCTCACCGGCATCTTCGCCTCACTGTCGCTCTATGACGAAGTGACCGCAGAGCAGATCGATGAGGCAGAGCGCCTCCTTCGTCTCGTCGGCCTTGACGACCGCAGGGGAGAGCGGTTCGGCATACTTTCGGATGGCGAAAAGCAGAAAGTGCTCATCGCTCGTGCGCTCATCGCGCATCCATCGCTCATCCTTTTCGACGAGCCGGCCATGGGCCTCGATATCGGCTCGCGGGAGGAACTGCTCCTTTCCATCGAAACAGCGGCCCGCGAATCGAACGTTTCCGTCGTCATGGTGACGCATCATACGGAAGAGATAACGCCGTTCTTCACGAACGCGCTTGTCATTGAGAACGGGCGCATCGCCTTCTCCGGCGCGCCGAAGGAAATGATGGACGATGACATGCTCTCGTGTCTTTTCGGCCGGGGCGTGCGCGTGACGCCGATAGACGGCAGGTACTACATCTCGATGCAGGGGAAGGGATGA
- a CDS encoding pseudouridine synthase, whose amino-acid sequence MTHRLLALNKPKGYVVTRSDELNRKTVYELLPEWANTDDWMPIGRLDMDSKGLLLFTRDGTLADRLTTPGNCEKVYEIWVRGHVNDEHIRAALAGVETPEGLLKAVRVERKGGAGPKTRLEVELDEGKNRHIRRLFGAMTDAERGTPLKVLELKRVQIGCIKLDLPSGKWRFLSDDEESILLSGG is encoded by the coding sequence ATGACACATCGGCTCCTTGCGCTCAATAAACCGAAAGGTTATGTCGTCACGCGATCAGATGAGCTCAACCGCAAAACGGTATACGAACTTCTTCCCGAATGGGCGAACACCGACGACTGGATGCCCATCGGGCGTCTCGATATGGATTCCAAGGGGCTCTTGCTGTTCACACGCGATGGAACACTTGCTGACAGGCTCACCACGCCGGGCAATTGCGAAAAGGTCTACGAGATTTGGGTGCGCGGTCATGTGAACGATGAACACATTCGGGCGGCGCTTGCCGGCGTTGAGACACCGGAGGGCCTGTTGAAAGCCGTGCGTGTGGAAAGAAAAGGCGGTGCGGGGCCGAAGACGCGCCTTGAGGTAGAGCTCGATGAAGGGAAGAACCGTCATATCAGGCGGCTCTTCGGCGCGATGACGGATGCAGAGCGCGGCACACCGCTCAAGGTACTCGAGCTTAAGCGCGTTCAGATCGGATGCATAAAGCTCGATCTGCCCTCCGGGAAATGGCGTTTTCTTTCCGACGATGAAGAATCGATACTTCTTTCAGGCGGATAG
- a CDS encoding alpha-amylase family glycosyl hydrolase translates to MLIPKLLSDDQVQIEGFSPDWVKTLIMAQFRIETATPEGTFAAATRVLDHYAEMGVNGLWINPIWGRGSKINGYGNFGCHTIESALTGADTLDGSYQVVKQFVDEAHRRNIRVIFDIIVWGTRTNSDLVAEHPEFYTRNTDGSLSMVYGGYRLNWKSEELRKWFLGHAVKFILATGADGYRVDLAPDTSGYYFKEVRDALYAQGRKIILVSETGNERRETFDFEQVGVLGRDEDPDWADKKHLKEQMERWGERYSFLIRSNITEVIKSGFGIGKGSLVKQHLGGHFRFYTYNLLCHDNPKPFVQGNRVRIGYQAIFAPFIPLWWIGEEWNNPRLWITMPGERSTGCMFFNTIDWGQRDAPSNRAFFEDVKRYIRIRRTYPELFEYYPESTRDANIAAVASTRSGAPNPLQAYARFNREKAVMVVPNYQCTSSEDVIRIDPPYELLGISDMEKCVLTDLLSGTRIEEKDRDTRGSFSAQIPAEHLGVFLLERK, encoded by the coding sequence ATGCTCATTCCCAAGTTGCTGTCCGACGATCAGGTGCAAATAGAAGGCTTTTCTCCGGATTGGGTTAAAACCCTGATCATGGCCCAGTTCCGCATCGAGACCGCAACCCCGGAAGGCACCTTTGCTGCGGCAACCAGGGTCCTTGACCATTATGCGGAGATGGGAGTGAACGGCCTATGGATCAACCCTATTTGGGGTCGCGGTTCCAAGATCAACGGCTACGGGAATTTCGGCTGCCACACCATTGAAAGCGCGCTTACGGGCGCCGATACCCTCGATGGTTCGTATCAGGTCGTCAAGCAGTTCGTGGACGAGGCACATCGGAGAAATATCCGCGTGATATTCGACATCATCGTCTGGGGTACCAGGACCAACTCAGACCTGGTGGCGGAGCATCCTGAGTTCTATACGCGAAATACGGATGGAAGCCTGAGCATGGTCTATGGCGGCTACCGGTTGAACTGGAAAAGCGAAGAACTGAGAAAATGGTTCCTCGGCCATGCCGTGAAATTCATACTTGCCACCGGGGCGGACGGCTACCGTGTAGATCTTGCGCCCGATACATCGGGCTACTACTTTAAGGAAGTGCGCGACGCCCTCTATGCCCAAGGAAGGAAGATCATCTTGGTATCCGAAACCGGCAATGAGCGGAGGGAAACATTCGATTTTGAGCAGGTCGGGGTGCTGGGGCGTGATGAGGACCCCGACTGGGCCGATAAAAAGCACTTGAAGGAGCAGATGGAGCGCTGGGGTGAGAGATACAGTTTCCTGATCAGGAGCAATATCACCGAAGTGATCAAAAGCGGTTTCGGGATCGGCAAGGGGTCACTGGTGAAGCAGCACTTGGGCGGCCATTTCCGCTTTTACACCTACAACCTTCTTTGCCACGATAACCCCAAGCCCTTTGTTCAGGGCAACCGGGTACGCATCGGTTATCAGGCGATATTCGCCCCGTTCATACCCCTGTGGTGGATCGGGGAGGAGTGGAACAATCCGCGATTGTGGATCACTATGCCCGGCGAGCGATCGACCGGGTGCATGTTTTTTAATACCATCGACTGGGGTCAGCGAGACGCGCCTTCGAACCGCGCCTTCTTCGAGGATGTGAAACGATACATACGCATCCGCCGTACCTATCCCGAACTATTCGAGTATTACCCGGAAAGCACGCGCGACGCCAATATCGCGGCGGTTGCGTCGACAAGGAGCGGTGCGCCCAATCCGCTGCAGGCGTATGCCCGGTTCAATCGTGAAAAAGCCGTGATGGTCGTGCCGAATTATCAATGTACTTCGAGCGAAGATGTCATCCGGATAGACCCTCCGTATGAGTTGCTCGGGATTTCCGATATGGAAAAATGCGTTCTGACGGATCTGCTGTCGGGTACACGTATCGAAGAAAAGGATCGGGATACGCGCGGATCGTTCTCCGCCCAAATCCCGGCGGAACATCTTGGGGTGTTCCTGCTCGAAAGGAAATAA
- a CDS encoding right-handed parallel beta-helix repeat-containing protein, whose translation MIRSIFLSLMLFASMPLPATDLFRGKTSGIIEQGGLKTKALEYWAKKGKAPPGVTLLPGDGVYVSSLGNDANSGIATSSPVKNINVGVRRAAETGRSNIFIAKGIYSRVNGGMDAGADGILVNTGTVNLIGGCETNFVLRIAGSYSELDGGGSGRIISIADIHSVSCDGFVIRASMTAAAGGGIYVRGTHSVLLSNIIISNNTASTGAGIYLENSTNILIAKVTIQSNRGQSGTGGIAVVTSGNIVLDNIICAGNRGTGGGGGGAVILIDSTPVSIINCSISNNKWGGPWECAIELNYATTTPQITISGNNLTGDGSGAVIAETGVDVSGHSIINNISIGSLLTRLYREISGDIPLGSVLMLNTPGHAFHDAAAASGNSETP comes from the coding sequence ATGATACGATCGATCTTCCTCTCACTCATGCTGTTTGCCAGCATGCCCCTTCCGGCAACGGACTTGTTTCGGGGCAAAACCTCTGGGATCATAGAGCAGGGCGGACTTAAGACGAAAGCCCTTGAGTACTGGGCGAAAAAAGGCAAAGCCCCGCCCGGGGTAACGCTCCTCCCCGGTGACGGCGTCTATGTTTCATCGCTCGGGAACGACGCGAACAGCGGCATCGCAACATCATCACCGGTAAAGAACATAAACGTGGGGGTACGCCGCGCGGCGGAAACAGGCCGATCGAACATATTCATCGCGAAAGGCATATACTCCCGCGTGAACGGCGGTATGGACGCCGGAGCGGACGGCATACTCGTGAACACCGGCACCGTCAATCTCATCGGAGGCTGCGAAACGAATTTCGTGCTCCGCATCGCCGGGAGTTACAGCGAACTTGACGGCGGCGGAAGCGGACGCATCATTTCCATTGCGGACATTCACTCGGTCAGCTGCGATGGTTTCGTGATACGAGCCTCCATGACCGCTGCAGCAGGCGGAGGGATATATGTCAGGGGAACACATTCGGTGCTCTTGTCCAACATCATCATAAGCAATAATACGGCATCCACCGGAGCGGGGATATATCTCGAGAACAGCACGAATATATTGATAGCGAAGGTCACGATACAGAGCAATCGCGGACAGAGCGGCACCGGCGGGATCGCCGTCGTCACGAGCGGGAATATCGTTCTGGACAACATCATCTGTGCAGGCAACCGGGGTACCGGCGGGGGCGGCGGCGGTGCCGTCATACTTATCGACAGCACCCCGGTGAGCATCATCAATTGCTCTATCTCCAACAATAAATGGGGCGGACCATGGGAATGCGCCATCGAATTGAACTATGCGACGACAACCCCGCAGATAACGATCAGCGGGAACAACCTCACCGGCGACGGCTCCGGTGCCGTCATCGCCGAGACCGGTGTCGATGTGAGCGGCCACTCCATCATCAATAACATTTCCATTGGGTCGCTTCTCACGCGACTATACAGAGAGATATCCGGCGATATTCCTTTGGGCTCGGTGCTGATGCTCAATACACCTGGGCATGCCTTTCACGACGCGGCGGCGGCATCCGGCAACAGTGAAACGCCATAG
- a CDS encoding putative quinol monooxygenase, whose product MIVIVAQFTVLPGKIDALIDEVKPMIEATRREAGCIDYILHQDVKVPENFAFIEHWEDQASVDAHMASAHFKAIVPKLNALRTAPSVVHFYKPL is encoded by the coding sequence ATGATAGTCATTGTCGCGCAATTCACGGTGCTTCCCGGAAAGATCGATGCGCTCATCGATGAGGTGAAGCCGATGATAGAGGCGACGCGCAGGGAAGCGGGATGTATCGATTATATCCTGCATCAGGACGTGAAGGTCCCGGAGAATTTCGCCTTCATCGAACATTGGGAGGATCAGGCCTCTGTCGATGCGCATATGGCGTCGGCGCATTTCAAGGCGATAGTGCCGAAGCTCAATGCGCTCCGTACGGCGCCGTCGGTGGTCCATTTCTATAAGCCGCTCTGA
- a CDS encoding glycoside hydrolase family 99-like domain-containing protein gives MSTYDVAAFVWPSYHPDPRAKIFWPMGIGEWETVMKNAPKYEGHEQPRFPLWGYVNEADPYVMEMQIEAAVDHGVNVFIYDWYWYDGMPFLEGCLNDGFLKAKNNSKMKFYLMWANHDVGLGWDKRNADDAFMHKNKSLIWKGGVDRQEFEIIVKRTIEKYFSHPSYYKIDGKPVYMLYDLNTFMKGLGGIDEAMSALLWFRDEVKKAGFPGLDLQLSMRKDSDRSLSGVPGDNVGTQKDVVEKLAFDSLTHYQFCHFTDVNRDYNEAVKDAVNDWNAIDKKYSAPYYPHVSVGWDSSPRTFNVKGSIIKNNTPANFEAALRKAKEYIDAHPKQAPLITVNSWNEWTETSYLEPCTMYGYGYLEAVKHVFTDSREGGV, from the coding sequence ATGAGCACATATGATGTAGCAGCGTTCGTGTGGCCGTCCTATCACCCCGATCCCCGGGCGAAGATCTTCTGGCCCATGGGTATCGGCGAATGGGAGACCGTGATGAAGAACGCGCCCAAGTACGAGGGGCATGAACAGCCGCGCTTCCCGCTCTGGGGCTATGTGAACGAGGCCGATCCGTATGTGATGGAAATGCAGATAGAGGCGGCGGTCGATCACGGTGTCAATGTGTTCATCTACGATTGGTATTGGTATGACGGCATGCCATTCCTTGAGGGCTGTCTCAATGACGGTTTTCTCAAGGCGAAGAACAACAGCAAGATGAAATTCTATCTCATGTGGGCCAATCATGATGTTGGCCTCGGCTGGGATAAGCGCAATGCGGACGATGCTTTCATGCATAAAAATAAGTCCCTGATATGGAAGGGCGGCGTCGACAGACAGGAATTCGAGATCATCGTCAAGAGGACGATAGAAAAATACTTTTCACATCCTTCCTACTATAAGATCGATGGAAAGCCGGTATACATGCTCTACGATCTCAATACGTTCATGAAAGGGCTCGGCGGTATTGATGAGGCGATGTCGGCGCTTCTCTGGTTCCGCGACGAAGTGAAGAAGGCGGGATTCCCGGGGCTCGACCTGCAGCTCTCAATGCGCAAGGACAGCGACAGATCGCTTTCCGGTGTTCCGGGCGACAATGTCGGTACGCAGAAGGACGTCGTTGAGAAACTCGCCTTTGATTCTCTTACCCATTATCAGTTCTGTCATTTCACAGATGTGAACCGGGATTATAACGAAGCGGTGAAGGATGCCGTGAATGACTGGAATGCGATCGATAAGAAATATTCAGCACCGTATTATCCGCATGTAAGCGTAGGCTGGGACTCAAGCCCGCGTACCTTCAATGTGAAGGGCTCTATCATCAAGAACAATACGCCGGCGAATTTTGAGGCGGCTCTCCGCAAGGCGAAGGAGTACATCGATGCGCACCCGAAACAGGCGCCGCTTATCACGGTGAACAGCTGGAATGAGTGGACGGAGACGAGCTATCTTGAGCCGTGTACGATGTATGGATATGGATATCTTGAGGCGGTGAAGCATGTGTTTACAGATTCGCGCGAGGGTGGGGTATGA
- the tpx gene encoding thiol peroxidase — protein sequence MVEITHKGEPIRTVGILPAVGSKAPDISLTAEDLSDRKLSDFHGKTVVLNIFPSIDTSVCAASVRRFNAEAASRPNTAVLCISDDLPFAMKRFCTAEGLINVITLSEMHDRGFGEMYGVRIISGKLKGILSRAVVVIDPAGIITYTEQVPEIAEEPDYAKALAAVSKK from the coding sequence ATGGTAGAGATAACGCATAAGGGCGAGCCGATACGGACGGTCGGTATACTCCCTGCGGTCGGTTCGAAGGCCCCGGATATTTCGCTCACCGCCGAGGACCTCTCCGACAGGAAATTGTCCGATTTTCACGGCAAAACCGTTGTCCTGAACATTTTTCCGAGCATCGATACGTCGGTGTGCGCTGCATCGGTGCGGAGATTCAATGCCGAAGCCGCGTCCCGTCCGAACACGGCGGTGCTCTGCATATCCGATGACCTGCCGTTCGCCATGAAGCGTTTTTGCACGGCCGAGGGTCTGATCAATGTCATTACGCTTTCGGAAATGCATGACCGCGGTTTCGGCGAGATGTATGGAGTACGCATCATAAGCGGCAAGCTCAAAGGGATACTATCCCGGGCCGTGGTGGTCATCGACCCGGCGGGTATCATCACCTATACCGAGCAGGTCCCGGAGATAGCAGAGGAGCCGGACTATGCCAAAGCGCTTGCCGCAGTGTCGAAGAAATAG
- a CDS encoding peptide chain release factor 3: protein MSLIEEIEKRRTFAIISHPDAGKTTLTEKLLLFAGAIQIAGAVKSKKIKSATVSDFMEIERQRGISVASAVMSFEYKGFKINLLDTPGHKDFAEDTYRTLTAVDSVILVVDSVKGVEEQTEKLMNVCRMRRTPVIIFINKLDREGSSPFALIDELEKKLDIKVQPMSWPISRGATFKGVYSFHENNLHLFRPNMGTEEEDKIAVSDLTSPELDSRVGKEYADQLREDVDLLRGVYGAFNKERYRSGESAPTFFGSALNNFGVKETLDAFIDIAPTPAARETETRIIQPDEGAFTGFVFKIHANLDLRHRDRIAFFRVCSGRFERNAFYKHVRLDTELRFTNPASFLGQQKDVIEEAYPGDVIGLFDKGNFKIGDTLTEGEALTFKGIPNFSPEVFMELVHTGEKAKQLDKGIKQLTDEGVAQLFLLTGSRRKVVGTVGRLQFDVITYRLEHEYGAKCRFEPLNFFKACWITSSNEKQLADFMSYKASHIGTDKDENTVFFAESEWMLNHYRENYPDIEFHFTSEFDRALS, encoded by the coding sequence ATGTCACTTATTGAAGAGATAGAAAAACGAAGGACATTCGCGATAATAAGCCACCCGGATGCCGGGAAGACAACGCTTACGGAAAAGCTCCTCTTGTTCGCCGGCGCGATACAGATAGCCGGCGCGGTAAAATCGAAGAAGATAAAGAGCGCGACCGTCTCCGACTTCATGGAGATAGAGCGTCAGCGCGGCATCTCGGTGGCATCCGCAGTGATGAGCTTTGAATACAAGGGGTTCAAGATAAATCTGCTCGATACACCGGGGCACAAGGATTTCGCAGAGGACACCTACCGCACGCTTACCGCTGTGGACAGCGTCATACTCGTCGTGGACAGCGTCAAGGGCGTCGAGGAGCAGACGGAAAAGCTCATGAACGTCTGCCGGATGCGCAGGACCCCGGTGATAATCTTCATCAACAAACTCGACCGCGAGGGATCATCGCCCTTCGCCCTTATCGATGAGCTCGAGAAGAAATTGGATATAAAAGTACAGCCGATGAGCTGGCCGATAAGCCGCGGGGCCACGTTCAAAGGCGTCTACAGTTTTCATGAGAACAACCTGCATCTCTTCCGCCCGAACATGGGCACCGAAGAGGAAGACAAGATCGCTGTTTCCGATCTCACATCGCCCGAACTCGACAGCCGCGTCGGCAAGGAATATGCGGATCAGCTCCGCGAGGACGTCGATCTACTCCGCGGCGTGTACGGCGCGTTCAACAAGGAGCGATATCGTTCAGGCGAAAGCGCCCCCACGTTCTTCGGGAGTGCGCTCAACAATTTCGGTGTAAAGGAAACGCTCGATGCGTTCATCGATATCGCCCCGACACCCGCGGCACGGGAAACGGAAACACGCATCATTCAGCCCGATGAAGGGGCATTCACCGGCTTCGTCTTCAAGATACATGCGAACCTCGACCTTCGCCATCGCGACAGGATAGCGTTCTTCCGCGTGTGCTCCGGGAGATTCGAGCGCAATGCGTTCTACAAACATGTGCGCCTTGATACGGAACTGCGCTTCACCAACCCCGCAAGCTTTCTCGGCCAGCAGAAGGACGTCATCGAGGAGGCATATCCCGGCGATGTCATCGGTCTTTTCGACAAGGGGAATTTCAAGATAGGTGATACGCTCACCGAAGGGGAAGCGCTCACGTTCAAGGGTATACCGAATTTCTCGCCGGAAGTGTTCATGGAACTCGTGCACACCGGAGAGAAAGCGAAACAGCTCGATAAAGGCATTAAACAGCTCACCGACGAAGGGGTCGCGCAGCTGTTCCTCCTCACCGGCAGCAGGCGAAAAGTGGTCGGCACCGTCGGCCGTCTCCAGTTCGATGTCATCACCTATCGCCTGGAGCATGAATACGGCGCGAAATGCCGTTTCGAACCGCTCAACTTTTTCAAGGCCTGCTGGATAACATCATCGAATGAAAAGCAGCTCGCTGATTTCATGAGCTACAAGGCCAGCCATATCGGCACGGACAAGGATGAGAATACCGTCTTCTTCGCGGAATCGGAATGGATGCTCAATCACTACCGGGAGAATTATCCTGATATTGAATTCCATTTCACATCGGAATTTGATCGCGCATTATCCTGA
- a CDS encoding M15 family metallopeptidase — MVEADIPIRDYAAGRFDPSTNGYFVDIRTLGIPAQGRQMLRREAAEALKRMRDDLAKDMPFMPFIVLSATRTFDDQKRIWDNKFNGRTRVGGLDLSKAVPDERERAFRILEFSSMPGTSRHHWGTDVDINALNNDYFRSGKGKRLHVWLVKHAARYGFCQPYSAGRAAGYAEERWHWSYMPIAGKMQKCWNDAYGRTPSLLLKQTSFAGAEASIDRAPFYVNAVAQCPSVPAR; from the coding sequence GTGGTCGAAGCGGATATCCCGATACGCGACTACGCAGCCGGCCGTTTTGACCCGAGCACGAACGGATATTTCGTCGATATACGCACCCTCGGTATTCCCGCGCAGGGCAGACAGATGCTCCGCCGTGAGGCGGCGGAAGCGCTCAAGCGCATGCGCGATGACCTTGCGAAAGATATGCCGTTCATGCCGTTCATCGTACTGAGCGCAACGCGCACCTTCGACGACCAAAAACGCATCTGGGATAATAAATTCAACGGCAGGACGCGTGTCGGCGGGCTCGATCTTTCGAAAGCCGTTCCCGATGAGCGGGAACGTGCGTTTCGCATTCTGGAATTTTCATCCATGCCGGGGACATCGCGTCATCACTGGGGTACCGATGTCGATATCAACGCCCTCAACAATGACTACTTCCGTTCCGGCAAGGGAAAGAGGCTCCATGTCTGGCTCGTGAAGCATGCCGCTCGGTACGGTTTCTGTCAGCCCTATTCGGCAGGACGCGCTGCGGGATATGCCGAGGAGCGGTGGCATTGGTCGTATATGCCCATCGCCGGGAAGATGCAGAAGTGCTGGAACGATGCGTACGGCAGAACGCCGTCGTTATTGCTCAAGCAAACATCGTTCGCCGGTGCAGAAGCGTCCATCGATCGTGCGCCGTTCTATGTGAACGCCGTCGCACAATGCCCTAGCGTACCGGCGCGATAA
- a CDS encoding flavodoxin family protein, which translates to MRLLCINGSPRDQSNTGILIDHAEKPFREAGWDIVRFDLGGMRLSPCTACGSCHTAHVCAIKDDINAITDAYTGCDAVIIGSPVYYRNVSSQLKMVFDRTYVHHKARPLTGKVGGAIAVGSGEDGGQSITIAIIYNYFLSNGMLCVPGELNGVTARAGAPGDIMSQTKRLVQAETLGRNILHFATQLRT; encoded by the coding sequence ATGCGCTTGTTATGCATCAACGGAAGTCCGAGAGATCAAAGTAACACCGGTATTCTTATCGATCATGCGGAAAAACCGTTCCGTGAAGCGGGATGGGATATTGTTCGCTTCGATCTCGGCGGGATGCGGCTTTCCCCGTGCACGGCATGCGGATCGTGCCATACTGCGCATGTATGCGCGATAAAAGATGATATCAACGCGATAACCGATGCATATACAGGTTGCGACGCTGTCATCATCGGTTCGCCGGTCTACTACCGGAATGTCTCGAGTCAATTGAAAATGGTCTTTGACAGGACCTATGTGCATCACAAGGCGCGTCCGCTGACGGGAAAGGTCGGCGGCGCTATCGCCGTGGGGAGCGGCGAGGACGGCGGCCAGAGCATCACCATCGCGATCATCTATAATTATTTTTTGTCGAACGGCATGCTCTGCGTCCCCGGTGAGCTCAACGGCGTAACGGCGCGTGCGGGAGCACCGGGCGATATCATGTCGCAGACGAAGCGGTTGGTGCAGGCGGAAACGCTCGGGCGGAACATTCTTCACTTTGCGACACAGCTCAGAACATGA
- the rlmN gene encoding 23S rRNA (adenine(2503)-C(2))-methyltransferase RlmN: protein MRLKDDVIFIPSPHGMIRDGATCKFLLAMRDGCVVESVVIPMKRYKSLCVSSQVGCAMGCRFCQTARMGFVRDLTAEEIVSQVSSARIHLKENVRNVVFMGMGEPLANLDNVLDAVRMLNDGRGANIPQTNIMISTMGHVPGLMRLAGFAKDIPPKGFSNLRIAVSINAPNDELRTRLMPRNTMWPMAEIKRALLAYPRSRKDTKFIIEYVLIAGVNDRPEHARELCGYLSGIPAEVNLIPFNPITDVSWTAPTVGAAEEFWRTVREAGMPCRTRWPKGVRAMAACGQLGVCGLVDRKK, encoded by the coding sequence ATGCGCCTGAAAGACGATGTAATATTTATCCCGTCACCTCACGGGATGATACGCGACGGCGCTACCTGTAAGTTCCTTCTCGCCATGCGCGATGGCTGTGTCGTCGAATCCGTGGTCATACCGATGAAGCGGTATAAAAGCCTCTGCGTGTCTTCGCAGGTGGGCTGCGCCATGGGCTGCCGGTTCTGCCAAACGGCACGCATGGGATTTGTTCGGGACCTCACCGCCGAAGAGATCGTTTCTCAGGTATCATCCGCGCGGATACACTTGAAAGAGAACGTCCGCAATGTTGTGTTCATGGGTATGGGTGAACCGCTCGCGAATCTCGACAATGTGCTTGACGCGGTGCGCATGCTCAATGACGGACGCGGCGCGAACATACCGCAGACGAATATCATGATCAGTACGATGGGGCATGTCCCGGGACTTATGCGTCTTGCCGGCTTCGCGAAGGATATCCCGCCGAAGGGTTTTTCCAATCTGCGTATCGCGGTGAGCATCAATGCCCCGAACGATGAGCTGCGCACAAGGCTCATGCCGCGTAATACAATGTGGCCTATGGCTGAAATAAAACGTGCGTTACTCGCATATCCTCGGAGCAGGAAGGACACGAAATTCATCATTGAATATGTCCTCATTGCCGGGGTGAATGACAGGCCGGAACATGCGCGGGAATTATGCGGATATCTCAGCGGAATACCGGCCGAGGTGAATCTTATCCCGTTCAATCCCATCACGGATGTGTCATGGACAGCACCGACGGTCGGGGCGGCGGAGGAGTTCTGGCGCACGGTACGGGAGGCGGGCATGCCATGCCGTACACGATGGCCAAAGGGCGTACGTGCCATGGCTGCCTGCGGGCAATTAGGCGTATGCGGATTGGTGGATCGGAAAAAATAG